The following are encoded together in the Penicillium digitatum chromosome 3, complete sequence genome:
- a CDS encoding Assembly factor cbp4: protein MSRAGLWAKTIAGGLLMVVGGPAFVEYLRPSDEELRKRYNPDLQKRSAEQGDRRAQEFDDYVSKLKEWSKSDKSIWYAAQEELDQKRAALEAQRAKEKEQTRIQREEMRKEMLGEK from the exons ATGTCTCGCGCCGGATTATGGGCGAAGACCATAGCCGG TGGCCTTCTCATGGTCGTCGGTGGCCCCGCTTTCGTTGAGTACCTCCGACCTTCCGATGAAGAGCTTAGGAAGCGATACAACCCGGATCTGCAGAAGCGCAGCGCCGAACAAGGGGACCGCCGAGCGCAGGAATTTGATGACTACGTCAGTAAGCTGAAGGAGTGGTCCAAGTCCGATAAGTCCA TATGGTACGCTGCCCAGGAAGAATTAGACCAGAAGCGAGCAGCGTTGGAGGCGCAGCGCGCAAAGGAGAAGGAACAAACGCGGATACAACGGGAGGAGATGCGCAAGGAGATGTTGGGTGAAAAATGA
- a CDS encoding GPI anchored protein, with the protein MKFSLLAFTAIVPLASAHFKLMYPTSRGFDEDTMPKFPCGGMSQSSNRTKLPLSGGSFPVALEMHHSQTAVEILLSLGSDTGDNFNIILSPTFQVRGLGEFCLPHVEINQKLIGRNLTDGMNATLQVQTNGDSGGGLYACADVQFSSDVTYQTPSACSNNTNLVATTFPEASAARNANESTPEGQAQSGSSSSTTSTSTSTSTSTSTSKGAAVPMQTAAWGVIGAVLVGGIAML; encoded by the exons ATGAAGTTCTCTCTCCTCGCCTTCACGGCCATCGTGCCATTGGCTTCCGCACACTTCAAGTTGATGTATCCCACCTCTCGTGGCTTTGACGAGGATACTATGCCCAAATTCCCCTGCGGTGGAATGAGCCAGTCCTCTAATCGCACCAAGCTACCACTGTCTGGTGGCTCATTCCCCGTCGCTCTTGAGATGCATCATTCCCAGACTGCCGTTGAGatccttctttctctgggCAGCGATACAGGAGACAACTTCAACATTATCCTCTCGCCAACTTTCCAAGTCAGGGGACTTGGCGAGTTCTGCCTTCCTCACGTCGAGATCAATCAGAAATTGATCGGCCGCAATCTCACCGATGGAATGAACGCTACCCTCCAGGTACAGACCAACGGTGACTCAGGTGGCGGTCTCTATGCT TGCGCTGATGTCCAATTCTCCTCCGACGTCACATACCAGACACCATCTGCCTGTAGCAACAACACTAATCTCGTTGCTACCACCTTCCCCGAGGCTTCTGCTGCGCGCAATGCCAACGAGTCTACTCCCGAGGGCCAAGCACAGAGCGGATCCTCTTCCTCCActacctccacttccacttccacttcAACTTCAACCTCCACTTCCAAGGGTGCTGCTGTGCCGATGCAAACCGCCGCTTGGGGAGTTATTGGCGCTGTTCTCGTCGGTGGCATTGCTATGCTGTAA
- a CDS encoding Acyl-protein thioesterase 1 → MVRAPYTVPALKKHTATVIMAHGLGDSGAGWVSLAQTWRRRGKFDEVAFIFPNAPDIPITVNFGMSMPGWYDITKLGRDMDFEEALRNQDEPGILRSRDYFNVLIKEEMDKGIKASRIILGGFSQGGAMSVFAGVTNKEKLGGIFGMSCYMLLSDRIKNYMPEEWANKKTPFFLAHGVEDNVVPFASGKISAAKLKELGLENVSFNKYENLGHSATPEEIDDLENFIEKALATDGEGNASAGL, encoded by the exons ATGGTTCGTGCTCCCTATACTGTTCCGGCGCTCAAGAAGCACACCGCCACTGTTATCATGGCCCACGGATTGGGGGATAG CGGTGCCGGATG GGTGTCCCTTGCCCAGACCTGGCGCCGTCGCGGCAAGTTCGACGAGGTGGCCTTCATCTTCCCCAATGCGCCCGACATCCCGATCACAGTT AACTTCGGTATGAGCATGCCCGGGTGGTACGACATCACCAAGCTTGGCCGTGAC ATGGACTTCGAAGAAGCCCTCCGCAATCAAGATGAGCCAGGAATTCTCCGCTCTCGTGACTACTTCAACGTGCTTATCAAGGAAGAGATGGATAAGGGTATCAAGGCTTCGCGTATCATCCTGGGCGGGTTCTCCCAAGGCGGTGCTATGTCCGTGTTCGCCGGTGTGACTAACAAGGAAAAGCTCGGTGGTATCTTTGGTATGTCGTGCTACATGCTATTGAGCGACCGGATTAAGAACTATATGCCCGAAGAGTGGGCCAACAAGAAGACGCCGTTTTTCCTTGCTCACGGCGTTGAGGACAATGTCGTTCCATTCGCCTCTGGGAAGATCTCGGCGGCTAAACTCAAGGAGCTTGGTCTGGAGAATGTTTCCTTCAACAAATACGA AAATCTTGGCCACTCGGCAACCCCCGAGGAAATTGATGATCTAGAGAATTTTATTGAGAAGGCCCTTGCCACTGACGGAGAGGGTAATGCTTCTGCCGGCTTATGA
- a CDS encoding Serine/threonine protein kinase, putative, with protein sequence MAIISEDHLGLRLPNPPPLLHTRGQFDRPSTPADGFTSPPQTPQGSPSKSRLPPGALDLPNVFDKAMKLTPTSPSKSTYNHYNHPMFSAGKTGEGYNESVIHQTPMSPTRRANKENTPPNPTRLTKDLGSTPTAAALSRQEPYQPRDESTRRQVQMRGLTPEEMEKLAQPKVKRLVNVTQLYFLDHYFDLLSYVHNRQTRHSQFRAAYPDPPATPDEEHEPALLKYLGRERAHLRKRRTRLRQGDFQILTQVGQGGYGQVYLAQKKDTREVCALKVMSKKLLFKLDEIRHILTERDILTAAKSEWLVKLLYAFQDDSQIYLAMEYVPGGDFRTLLNNTGVLHNRHARFYIAEMFSCIDALHVLGYIHRDLKPENFLIDSTGHVKLTDFGLAAGMLSPGKIESMRVKLEEVGNTPVPFGRPMEQRTMAERRLGYQSLRQREVNYAKSIVGSPDYMAPEVLKGDQYDFTVDYWSLGCMLFEALAGYPPFAGATVEETWQNLKRWQKVLRKPVYEDPNYFLSRRTWDLITKLVAGKEQRFKNIKEIHEHDYFAEVDFENLRNQRAPFVPELDSETDAGYFDDFSNEADMAKYKEVHDKQRALEDMADRDDKMGKGLFVGFTFRHRKPAVDSNGRTSSPRKPIATDGTFGTMF encoded by the exons ATGGCTATTATTTCAGAGGACCATCTGGGCCTAAGACTCCCTAATCCACCACCACTGTTGCACACTCGTGGTCAATTTGACCGCCCCTCTACTCCTGCTGATGGCTTTACGAGCCCCCCCCAGACCCCTCAGGGTAGTCCCAGCAAATCACGCTTACCTCCGGGCGCACTCGACCTACCCAATGTCTTCGACAAAGCCATGAAGTTGACTCCCACTTCTCCCTCCAAATCGACATACAACCACTACAATCATCCTATGTTCTCTGCTGGCAAAACTGGCGAGGGCTACAACGAAAGCGTCATCCACCAAACCCCTATGAGTCCAACGCGTAGGGCCAACAAAGAGAACACACCCCCCAACCCCACGCGTCTGACGAAGGACCTGGGATCAACCCCGACCGCTGCAGCACTTTCACGTCAAGAGCCATATCAACCACGCGATGAGTCCACCAGACGCCAGGTCCAGATGCGCGGTCTGACCCCCGAGGAAATGGAGAAGCTAGCACAGCCTAAAGTGAAACGCCTGGTCAATGTGACCCAACTCT ATTTCCTTGACCATTACTTCGATCTCCTCAGCTACGTTCATAATCGCCAAACCCGCCACTCACAATTCAGAGCCGCCTACCCCGACCCCCCTGCTACCCCTGACGAAGAGCACGAACCCGCCCTCCTAAAATACCTCGGTCGCGAGCGCGCACACCTGCGGAAGCGTCGCACACGCCTCCGCCAGGGTGACTTCCAGATTCTGACTCAGGTTGGCCAGGGTGGGTATGGACAAGTGTATCTGGCACAGAAGAAGGATACACGCGAAGTGTGTGCGTTGAAGGTTATGAGCAAGAAGCTGCTTTTCAAGCTGGATGAGATTCGTCATATCCTGACCGAGCGCGATATTCTCACGGCGGCTAAGAGCGAGTGGCTGGTCAAGCTACTCTATGCCTTCCAGGATGATAGCCAGATCTACTTGGCCATGGAGTATGTTCCTGGTGGAGACTTCCGCACGCTGCTGAATAATACTGGTGTCCTACATAATCGTCACGCACGCTTCTACATTGCTGAAATGTTCAGCTGCATTGACGCGTTGCACGTGCTGGGATACATTCACCGTGACTTGAAGCCCGAGAATTTCTTGATCGATTCCACCGGGCATGTCAAGCTGACTGATTTTGGTCTGGCGGCTGGTATGCTGAGCCCGGGCAAGATCGAGTCAATGCGCGTTAAGCTGGAGGAAGTGGGTAACACGCCCGTTCCCTTCGGTCGGCCCATGGAACAACGTACAATGGCCGAACGACGACTAGGATACCAGTCGTTACGGCAGCGGGAAGTCAACTACGCCAAATCGATCGTCGGATCGCCGGATTACATGGCTCCAGAAGTTCTTAAGGGCGACCAATATGATTTCACTGTGGACTACTGGAGCTTGGGATGTATGTTGTTCGAGGCATTAGCAGGCTACCCGCCTTTCGCAGGCGCGACAGTCGAGGAGACATGGCAGAACCTGAAGCGTTGGCAGAAGGTGTTACGGAAACCCGTCTACGAAGACCCGAATTACTTCTTGTCACGGCGGACATGGGATCTGATCACAAAGCTGGTTGCTGGAAAAGAGCAGCGATTCAAGAATATCAAGGAGATCCACGAACATGACTATTTCGCTGAGGTCGACTTCGAGAACTTGCGTAATCAACGTGCTCCGTTCGTGCCTGAGCTTGATTCCGAGACTGATGCTGGGTACTTTGATGATTTCAGCAATGAAGCAGATATGGCCAAGTATAAGGAGGTTCATGACAAGCAGCGTGCGCTGGAGGATATGGCCGATCGTGATGATAAGATGGGCAAGGGCTTGTTTGTCGGGTTTACTTTCCG TCACCGCAAACCCGCTGTTGACAGCAATGGCCGCACCAGCTCGCCACGGAAGCCCATCGCAACGGATGGCACATTCGGGACCATGTTCTAG
- a CDS encoding Thioredoxin-like fold, with product MFRFSKTLDPITLFHSPSIQASTRTLNILKQASSTASETATEDQASDHSAHTKQQRGEFELEVTTSPPTTDQLRSILDYISPVSGVGGPGEKVTYGVAELVKGARDAEDALKKFKENHENFVRPITVDWVNGRAVIGDNQSEILRMVRQLPAN from the exons ATGTTTCGCTTC AGCAAAACCCTCGATCCGATCACCCTCTTCCACTCCCCCTCCATCCAAGCATCAACTCGAACCCTCAACATCCTCAAACAAGCTTCCTCAACCGCTAGCGAAACTGCCACAGAAGACCAGGCTAGCGACCACTCCGCCCACACAAAGCAACAGCGCGGCGAGTTCGAGCTGGAGGTTACCACCTCACCCCCAACAACAGACCAGCTTCGCAGCATCCTCGACTACATCTCACCCGTCAGTGGTGTCGGTGGGCCGGGCGAGAAGGTGACGTATGGTGTTGCGGAGCTGGTAAAGGGCGCCCGTGATGCGGAGGATGCGTTGAAGAAGTTCAAGGAGAATCATGAGAATTTCGTGCGGCCTATT ACCGTTGACTGGGTCAATGGCCGCGCTGTCATTGGAGACAACCAGTCCGAGATCCTGCGCATGGTGCGCCAGCTTCCTGCAAACTAA
- a CDS encoding Metalloreductase, putative: protein MSMSMGDMPAGSMSMGDGIPSLFTLQKMYWAVVGSAIGAATLVNVLDRVIASHRLRDSSLTPAKPKSIFFNLYATITATAREVSYATPQPLQLGGFTLHFPPLGPVLIMLANLIVVMVLCFYKLDTLDPWAWENVGYRTGFIAICQLPLIFLLSGRQNIIGLLAGMSHVSLNWYHRWVSRILWLTTTIHMGFWFRDWSRWNYITYQLNNDPLTKRGFAAWIILTFIVITSFAPIRRLSYEFFVIQHLVTFVGFLVAVWMHAPNEVKTWVWIPIGLLVFDRVARYAWGAYANLAIFHRKNQSNALWTHSAKFTPLPGNVTCVTIENPGIGWQPGQHVYLTCHSVVPLQCHPFTIASIPEDKKMKFFIRAEKGGTRHFFRHASKSDSLSGKGQVMSGTTVFIEGPYGSIRPLRQFDSVILLAGGMGATFTMPLLRDVVLAWKMESNGGQTPARIARLTATKRLRFVWVIKSRSQLTYFDSELQSLLADVNECRRTHSSFEKEIEISIYITCDEKLDPPTSTLLPLQTQPDPMLGAFKQDETKKLSEKDNILIHSISAESTSTSGPVVTGKGCLPGGGCCCTVQIEDEDISTTCACTCSGSAPVQSEKTALDVKARQFEDSTSKNIFYPNILSGRPTPRTIIRKVLEKAEGESAVVVCGPRGLADDELARKGFTCMLRTLVYEWRNSNLWFVLFLPGYG from the exons ATGTCCATGTCAATGGGTGACATGCCTGCGGGCTCAATGTCCATGGGCGATGGCATTCCAAGTCTGTTCACCCTACAGAAAATGTACTGGGCTGTCGTGGGAAGTGCAATCGGTGCGGCAACCCTTGTTAACGTGCTGGATCGCGTTATTGCTAGCCACCG CTTGCGAGATTCTTCACTCACACCTGCCAAACCAAAATCAATTTTCTTCAATCTCTACGCTACCATCACAGCAACAGCCCGCGAAGTCAGCTATGCAACTCCACAACCGCTCCAACTGGGAGGATTCACTCTCCATTTCCCACCACTTGGACCCGTCCTCATCATGCTAGCCAATCTGATAGTGGTCATGGTCCTCTGTTTCTACAAGCTGGACACCCTGGATCCATGGGCATGGGAGAACGTTGGCTACCGTACTGGTTTCATTGCGATTTGCCAGCTGCCATTGATATTTTTGTTGTCAGGTAGACAGAACATTATTGGGCTCTTGGCAGGAATGAGCCACGTCAGTTTGAACTGGTACCATCGCTGGGTTTCCCGGATACTGTGGCTGACTACCACCATCCATATGGGATTCTGGTTCCGCGATTGGAGCCGTTGGAATTATATCACCTACCAGCTTAATAACGATCCGTTGACGAAGCGTGGGTTTGCCGCTTGGATCATCCTCACCTTTATTGTGATCACCTCTTTCGCTCCTATCCGTCGTCTTAGTTATGAGTTCTTTGTTATCCAGCATCTAGTCACTTTTGTTGGCTTTCTTGTTGCGGTATGGATGCATGCACCTAATGAAGTCAAGACCTGGGTATGGATTCCGATTGGGCTTCTGGTCTTCGATAGAGTTGCTCGTTACGCCTGGGGTGCATATGCGAACCTGGCCATTTTTCACCGAAAGAACCAATCCAATGCTCTCTGGACACACTCCGCTAAGTTTACCCCACTGCCCGGAAATGTCACTTGCGTTACTATCGAAAACCCCGGTATTGGGTGGCAACCTGGTCAGCACGTCTACCTTACTTGCCACTCTGTCGTTCCATTGCAATGTCATCCATTCACAATTGCTTCGATCCCAGAAGACAAAAAGATGAAATTCTTTATCCGCGCTGAGAAGGGGGGAACGAGACATTTCTTCCGGCATGCGTCAAAGAGCGATAGTTTATCGGGGAAAGGACAAGTGATGTCTGGTACAACTGTTTTTATTGAAGGGCCATATGGAAGCATTCGGCCCTTGCGTCAGTTCGACAGTGTCATACTGCTGGCAGGTGGCATGGGTGCGACATTCACAATGCCTCTTCTGCGGGACGTTGTCTTAGCATGGAAGATGGAGAGTAACGGAGGACAGACACCCGCTCGCATCGCTCGCCTAACAGCCACCAAGCGGTTGCGGTTTGTCTGGGTAATCAAATCACGTTCTCAGCTGACTTACTTTGACTCCGAACTTCAGTCTCTTCTGGCAGATGTGAATGAGTGTCGACGCACACATTCGAGTTTCGAGAAGGAGATTGAAATCAGCATTTATATCACATGTGATGAAAAGCTGGATCCGCCTACATCTACCTTGCTACCATTGCAGACACAGCCTGACCCAATGCTGGGAGCCTTTAAGCAAGATGAGACCAAGAAGCTCTCCGAGAAGGACAATATTTTGATTCACTCTATCTCTGCCGAGTCAACCTCGACTTCAGGCCCTGTGGTAACAGGCAAGGGGTGTCTCCCTGGTGGAGGCTGCTGTTGCACTGTTCaaattgaagatgaggatatCAGTACCacctgtgcctgtacctgctCCGGCTCAGCGCCTGTTCAATCTGAGAAGACTGCTCTGGATGTGAAGGCCCGTCAGTTCGAGGACTCCACAAGCAAAAACATCTTTTATCCCAACATTCTCTCTGGTCGTCCCACCCCACGAACCATCATCCGCAAGGTCTTGGAGAAAGCTGAAGGAGAAAGTGCTGTGGTTGTGTGCGGACCTCGTGGCCTAGCAGACGAT GAACTGGCGCGCAAGGGATTTACTTGCATGTTGAGAACTTTGGTTTATGAATGGAGAAATAGCAACCTAtggtttgttctttttttgcctGG ATATGGCTAA
- a CDS encoding Ethanolamine utilization EutQ, which yields MVDSALPFTYHAKAPLALKPPLFADENAFLGDVQSSEDENPDKPMSCGFYRLEKATRLVYPYTYDEVKNNRRGEPKSPSRRMTMGWHSVLANGSRVLLK from the exons ATGGTAGACAGTG CACTTCCCTTCACCTACCACGCCAAGGCGCCATTGGCCTTGAAGCCGCCGCTTTTCGCAGATGAGAACGCCTTCTTGGGTGACGTGCAATCAAG CGAGGACGAGAATCCCGACAAGCCCATGTCATGCGGCTTTTACCGACTAGAAAAGGCCACACGCCTTGTTTACCCCTACACCTACGACGAAGTGAAAAATAATCGTCGAGG GGAACCAAAATCACCTTCACGACGGATGACCATGGGCTGGCATTCTGT ACTGGCCAACGGAAGCAGGGTGCTGCTTAAATAA
- a CDS encoding Alcohol acetyltransferase, whose protein sequence is MEDLETLRPVGRLEQYSTSRHQVGFYLNVAVSATYLLPGSFLLSIKDYIYQACEAAITEHPSLSAIVADDHTQDPYFVRLPEICLDQVVSFQDWKPGLLATEADGEPTPDLDLQTLLATQHNTPFRASNPLWRACVLLDIEDKRQFTVAFVYHHAIGDGTSGKAFHRTFLRALGAINSSNQTKSIIKSPRLPLLPNIEHVHPMSLSLFYLAKKIFQAKVYSRRPAGLWTGSKVLIPSQTRLRLVPFSKLLVAAIRDRCRQKGTTITALLQTIVARSLFARIPPEFTQLVCTGALSSRRWLPEIITDESMGVWVQDYEETYSRAAVAPSDGSFPWAEARRSRKTIESVLSRRGGNASTSLLQFVDDFQQELCLSKVGKDRDKSFEVSNVGVLDPQTNPDLPSINGMVFSQCASVMGNAIEVSAVTGGDGCLVLAVSWQQGVVEADLINEVVESIKQELNSLDVL, encoded by the exons ATGGAGGACCTTGAGACACTACGTCCGGTTG GTCGATTGGAGCAATACTCTACATCGCGCCACCAGGTCGGATTTTATTTAAATGTTGCTGTATCAGCAACTTATTTACTACCAGGTTCATTCTTGCTTTCGATCAAAGATTACATCTATCAGGCATGCGAGGCCGCCATCACGGAACATCCGTCGCTATCCGCCATCGTAGCAGACGATCACACTCAAGACCCCTATTTCGTGCGGCTGCCAGAGATTTGTCTTGACCAAGTTGTATCTTTTCAGGATTGGAAGCCAGGCTTGTTAGCTACCGAAGCCGATGGCGAGCCTACTCCGGATCTTGATTTACAAACCTTGCTTGCAACCCAGCACAACACGCCTTTCAGGGCTTCCAACCCCTTATGGAGGGCATGTGTCCTGCTAGATATAGAGGACAAGCGGCAATTCACTGTGGCGTTTGTATATCACCACGCCATTGGCGATGGAACCTCCGGGAAAGCCTTCCATCGAACCTTCCTGCGAGCCCTAGGCGCAATCAACTCCTCGAACCAGACTAAATCCATCATTAAGTCACCACGGCTCCCTCTCTTGCCAAACATTGAGCATGTGCACCCGATGTCTCTTTCCTTGTTCTATCTTGCCAAGAAAATCTTTCAGGCAAAAGTCTACTCCCGACGGCCCGCAGGTCTATGGACCGGCTCTAAGGTCCTAATCCCCTCTCAAACCCGCCTGCGGCTCGTTCCATTCTCCAAACTACTCGTCGCGGCAATAAGAGACAGGTGTCGACAAAAGGGTACAACAATTACCGCACTCCTACAGACAATCGTAGCCCGCTCACTCTTCGCACGCATCCCGCCTGAGTTCACGCAGCTTGTTTGCACTGGGGCGCTCTCAAGCCGGCGCTGGCTGCCAGAAATTATCACTGATGAATCAATGGGTGTTTGGGTCCAGGATTATGAAGAGACCTATTCCCGGGCGGCAGTGGCGCCCTCTGACGGCTCCTTCCCGTGGGCAGAGGCTAGACGGTCTCGCAAGACCATTGAATCCGTCCTGAGCAGGAGAGGGGGAAATGCTAGCACGAGTCTCCTGCAGTTTGTTGATGATTTTCAGCAAGAATTGTGCTTGTCCAAGGTTGGCAAGGACCGCGACAAGAGCTTTGAGGTGTCGAATGTTGGCGTTCTAGATCCGCAAACAAATCCTGACTTGCCTTCTATCAATGGCATGGTGTTTTCGCAATGTGCCAGTGTGATGGGTAATGCCATTGAGGTGTCAGCTGTCACTGGAGGAGATGGGTGTTTGGTGCTGGCTGTCTCTTGGCAGCAAGGGGTTGTGGAAGCTGATCTCATCAATGAGGTTGTTGAGTCGATTAAGCAGGAGCTGAACTCTTTAGACGTGCTATGA
- a CDS encoding Ctr copper transporter, putative: MEGMDMSSSSASDGMSSSMGSMSMTMVFHNTHDTPLFSNGWTPSSSGSFAGTCIFLIILAIIDRCLIAFKATMERHWLATHLHRRYVTVAGKSTEAGKIDADPDAKFASLVTAQGVEESVKVVQNITRGPIPWRFSVDLPRAVLFLFIVGISYLLMLAVMTMNVGYFCSVLGGAFLGELAVGRFIQTNEHGH; this comes from the exons ATGGAAGGCATGGATATGAGCAGCAGTTCTGCCTCAGACGGTATGAGCTCCTCCATGGGCTCTATGAGCATGACTATGGTATTCCACAACACCCACGACACGCCACTTTTCTCCAATGGTTGGACTCCTTCGTCCTCTGGTAGCTTTGCAGGCACATGCATTTTCTTGATTATTCTCGCTATCATCGACCGATGCCTTATTGCTTTCAAAGCAACGATGGAGCGCCACTGGCTTGCCACACATCTCCATCGACGATATGTCACTGTGGCTGGCAAAAGCACCGAAGCTGGCAAGATTGACGCCGACCCAGATGCGAAATTTGCATCCCTTGTCACCGCGCAGGGAGTTGAGGAATCAGTCAAAGTTGTGCAGAACATCACCCGCGGGCCAATTCCCTGGCGGTTCAGTGTTGATCTACCGCGAGCAGTCCTGTTCCTATTCATTGTGGGCATCTCTTATCTACT CATGCTAGCTGTGATGACTATGAACGTCGGTTATTTCTGTTCGGTGCTTGGAGGCGCTTTTCTCGGGGAATTGGCGGTCGGCCGCTTCATTCAAACGAATGAGCACGGACACTGA